A single genomic interval of Chitinophaga sp. 180180018-3 harbors:
- a CDS encoding helix-turn-helix domain-containing protein, translated as MLTKDGCPSNARSIKDALEALEGKWKLLILFALASGNKRFKQIAKEVNGITDKTLSKELKSLEANKLISREEYDTFPPTVEYSITSHGKSLEGLMEELHRWGLLHRKKIIGK; from the coding sequence ATGTTAACAAAAGATGGATGCCCATCGAATGCCCGTTCTATCAAAGACGCCCTTGAAGCGCTTGAAGGAAAATGGAAGCTGCTTATTTTATTTGCACTGGCATCGGGTAACAAGCGCTTTAAACAGATTGCAAAGGAAGTAAATGGGATAACAGATAAGACATTGTCGAAAGAGCTGAAGAGTCTGGAAGCCAACAAACTGATAAGCCGGGAAGAGTACGATACTTTTCCTCCAACAGTGGAGTATTCGATCACTTCCCACGGAAAATCGCTGGAAGGTTTGATGGAAGAGCTGCATAGGTGGGGCCTGCTGCACCGGAAGAAGATTATTGGCAAATGA
- a CDS encoding sigma-70 family RNA polymerase sigma factor yields the protein MSELKSITNQPLSCTSRQEDFEASVAAYWDKLLGIAAAKTNPHDAFDIVQDVLLSLWVKWEEVPKDETLEFYLLNALKFRILKYYRTSGRYQAHLKRLELLLNDTLETPGALAQEELHGVKETIVNEALGVLSPSQRQLFILRVNHHYSYQKIAQLLGIDPGSARVLYSRALKQVKAHIKDNPALSASLVSALMLFTIS from the coding sequence ATGTCTGAACTTAAATCAATAACTAATCAGCCTTTGTCCTGTACTTCGCGCCAGGAGGACTTTGAAGCGTCGGTAGCTGCTTATTGGGATAAGTTACTGGGGATAGCTGCGGCTAAAACCAATCCTCATGATGCATTTGACATTGTGCAGGATGTATTGCTTTCTTTATGGGTGAAATGGGAAGAAGTGCCGAAAGATGAGACGCTGGAGTTTTACCTGCTCAATGCTTTGAAATTCCGGATATTAAAATATTATCGTACCAGTGGCCGCTACCAGGCACACCTTAAAAGACTGGAGCTGTTGCTGAACGATACCCTGGAAACGCCGGGAGCACTGGCTCAGGAAGAGTTGCATGGAGTAAAGGAAACCATTGTCAATGAAGCGCTTGGGGTTTTGTCGCCCAGTCAGCGCCAACTGTTTATACTTAGAGTGAACCACCATTATTCTTACCAGAAAATTGCACAGCTGCTGGGTATAGACCCGGGATCTGCACGCGTTTTGTACAGTCGCGCACTGAAACAGGTAAAGGCTCATATAAAAGACAATCCGGCCTTATCTGCGAGTCTTGTTTCCGCATTAATGTTGTTTACAATTTCTTAA
- a CDS encoding endonuclease V codes for MLTEDAAVAGPFSFREMPPLPEAYQQLPLQPDLFICDGQGWHTITGA; via the coding sequence ATGTTGACGGAAGATGCCGCGGTAGCCGGACCTTTCTCATTCCGGGAAATGCCACCATTGCCGGAAGCATATCAACAACTGCCGTTGCAGCCCGACCTCTTCATCTGTGATGGTCAGGGCTGGCACACCATTACTGGAGCATAA
- a CDS encoding Crp/Fnr family transcriptional regulator, protein MDKEPLIIFIRDTLLSSRLSASRQVLEDIAGYFEPQHFDKYELFVKEGQVSTGNFFMTEGFMRAYTHNTEGEEVTTYFFTKNNHVSEITSLFTGTRSMENIQAITACDGFLLSIEKLNILFHSVPEFREFGRAMLVKEFTAYKKRTLSLINQTAEERYSHLINTNKEIFQYAQLKHIASYLGITDSSLSRIRKEFSKKQPGNH, encoded by the coding sequence ATGGATAAGGAGCCCCTCATTATATTTATCCGGGATACGCTTTTGTCTTCTCGTCTTTCCGCTTCAAGACAGGTTCTTGAAGACATAGCTGGTTATTTCGAACCTCAACATTTCGACAAATACGAATTGTTTGTCAAGGAAGGGCAGGTAAGTACAGGAAACTTTTTTATGACGGAAGGATTTATGCGGGCCTATACACACAATACTGAAGGAGAAGAAGTAACCACTTATTTTTTCACCAAAAACAACCATGTTTCCGAGATAACCTCACTTTTTACCGGAACCAGGTCAATGGAAAATATCCAGGCTATTACTGCATGTGATGGCTTTCTTCTTTCAATCGAAAAACTAAATATATTATTCCATTCGGTGCCCGAGTTTCGCGAATTTGGGCGGGCGATGCTGGTCAAAGAATTTACCGCATATAAGAAGCGAACCCTGTCGCTTATTAATCAAACTGCTGAAGAAAGATATAGTCATCTGATCAATACCAATAAAGAAATATTTCAGTACGCACAGCTCAAACACATTGCCTCCTATTTGGGCATCACCGATTCTTCCCTAAGCCGTATCCGCAAAGAGTTCTCTAAAAAACAGCCGGGCAACCATTAG
- a CDS encoding DoxX family protein, with product MKTQQPSKSWHISLWVAQILLALFFLTGAILKFMPAATAAGFAPWIGQVPLWQVRLLAVIDLAGSLGLILPTLLRIKPILTTWTAGCAIVLMLCAIIFHISRNEANVIGANIVAIFMAAFIAWGRSNKH from the coding sequence ATGAAAACTCAGCAGCCATCAAAGTCCTGGCATATTTCCCTATGGGTCGCACAAATTTTGCTCGCACTCTTTTTCTTAACCGGTGCTATTCTCAAATTCATGCCAGCAGCCACTGCTGCCGGATTCGCTCCCTGGATAGGACAGGTACCTCTATGGCAGGTGCGGCTGCTTGCTGTGATAGATCTGGCGGGTTCTCTTGGATTGATATTACCAACTTTGTTACGCATCAAACCCATACTCACTACATGGACAGCCGGCTGTGCTATCGTACTCATGCTGTGCGCCATCATTTTTCATATATCAAGGAATGAAGCCAACGTAATAGGAGCCAATATAGTAGCTATTTTTATGGCAGCTTTTATTGCCTGGGGCCGGAGCAATAAGCATTAA
- a CDS encoding nucleoside triphosphate pyrophosphohydrolase family protein — MEDVKALNKVAEFHSTFKHPIEQHPVVPSPQRCDLRVSLIQEELNELKQAIADNDIVEIADALCDLQYVLAGAILEFGLGEKFNTLFNEVHRSNMSKACKSLEEAEKTVAHYSNAENTPCYYTKVDDLYLVYRQSDNKTLKSVNYSAAALKPILP; from the coding sequence ATGGAAGACGTTAAAGCGCTCAATAAAGTCGCCGAGTTTCATAGCACCTTCAAACACCCGATTGAACAACATCCTGTAGTACCCAGCCCACAACGATGCGACCTGAGAGTATCTCTTATACAGGAAGAATTGAATGAATTGAAACAGGCCATTGCGGATAATGATATAGTGGAGATTGCCGATGCCTTATGCGATCTGCAATACGTGCTGGCCGGTGCTATCCTTGAGTTTGGACTGGGAGAAAAATTCAATACCCTCTTCAACGAAGTACACAGATCTAATATGAGCAAGGCCTGTAAATCGCTGGAAGAAGCGGAAAAAACCGTTGCACATTACAGCAACGCCGAAAACACGCCCTGCTATTATACCAAAGTGGATGACCTCTACCTGGTGTACAGACAATCCGATAACAAAACCCTCAAATCAGTCAACTACTCTGCCGCAGCATTGAAGCCCATATTGCCCTGA
- a CDS encoding helix-turn-helix domain-containing protein: MKQPLLFFSTGYFMYIGRAIDTVVHKHHALQIAISFEDNIEIISSGSTIKHKAVIIDSDEPHECRTRNNTFLLINIDPECKIGTGLKKTCLSGKKLAALPEAIVEDLLEGIKPLLSGNTTVDSIFNITLQFLRELSNTGENAEMDDRITRVLEVLKQPGHVPIKIKNLSAIVYLSPSRLIHLFTTQVGIPIRKYILWVRLLTALRYIIDAKDITDAALEAGFSDAPHFNRTFKRMFGLAPSFLLKNSQFIQAYVK; this comes from the coding sequence ATGAAACAGCCGCTATTATTTTTTTCGACAGGGTACTTTATGTATATAGGCCGTGCTATCGATACAGTTGTTCACAAACATCACGCCCTGCAGATTGCCATAAGTTTTGAAGATAACATAGAGATCATCTCATCGGGTTCAACTATTAAACATAAGGCTGTTATCATTGATTCCGATGAACCGCATGAATGCAGAACCCGCAACAATACATTTCTACTGATCAATATCGATCCGGAGTGTAAAATAGGGACAGGCCTTAAGAAGACTTGTCTATCCGGCAAAAAACTGGCAGCATTACCGGAAGCAATCGTGGAAGACTTATTGGAAGGAATAAAACCGCTACTATCGGGTAACACAACTGTCGACAGTATTTTTAATATTACACTCCAATTTCTCAGGGAACTTTCAAATACCGGTGAAAATGCGGAGATGGATGACCGGATCACCAGGGTCCTGGAAGTCCTTAAACAGCCGGGACATGTACCGATAAAGATCAAAAATTTATCAGCTATCGTCTATCTTTCTCCGAGTCGGCTCATTCACTTATTTACGACACAGGTGGGTATTCCCATCAGGAAATATATCCTATGGGTCAGGCTTTTAACTGCGCTGCGGTATATAATTGACGCCAAAGACATCACAGATGCTGCCCTCGAAGCTGGTTTCTCCGATGCCCCGCACTTCAACCGGACGTTCAAACGAATGTTTGGACTGGCCCCTTCATTTTTATTGAAGAATAGCCAATTCATTCAAGCCTATGTAAAGTAA
- a CDS encoding FecR domain-containing protein — MAPQKYPRAQALIEKFLAGKCTPEELELLDSWYGSLGEDATEELTSAQSAGYHQQFLTNFRDSLPRPVQPWWRRRALKWSAAASFLILAGTGWMLWPHLHRSSSSIAQNKIYTVTNETSNIKLVTLPDSSKVWLNATASIRWKEDFNQKSRIVQLTGEGFFDVQGSTGKPFVIHTRDLAIQVLGTRFNVEAYASEGLTRVSLVQGKVKVRAVKDADLTTILKPGYAAAYNNGDKELNITETEAGKVAAWKNGAFSATDLPFKDAVTRLCNSHGYTVTWKTVQGIDKNISVMFRKESFAKMIDNLCYINRKHYRITNKEVTIF; from the coding sequence ATGGCACCGCAAAAGTATCCAAGGGCACAGGCCCTGATAGAAAAATTTCTCGCAGGGAAATGCACTCCGGAAGAACTGGAGCTGCTGGATAGCTGGTATGGCTCATTGGGAGAAGATGCAACAGAAGAATTGACATCAGCCCAGTCGGCCGGATACCATCAGCAGTTTCTGACCAATTTCCGCGACAGTTTGCCCCGCCCGGTACAGCCCTGGTGGAGGCGACGAGCTCTGAAATGGTCTGCCGCCGCCAGTTTCCTGATACTGGCCGGAACCGGCTGGATGCTGTGGCCCCACTTACATCGTTCATCATCGTCCATTGCCCAGAACAAAATCTATACAGTGACCAATGAAACCAGTAATATAAAACTGGTAACACTGCCGGATAGCTCTAAAGTGTGGCTGAACGCCACCGCCTCCATACGCTGGAAGGAGGATTTTAATCAGAAGTCCCGCATTGTACAGCTGACGGGAGAAGGCTTTTTTGATGTACAAGGAAGTACAGGCAAACCTTTCGTTATCCACACCAGGGATCTGGCCATACAGGTGCTGGGAACCCGGTTCAACGTAGAAGCATACGCCAGTGAAGGTCTCACGCGCGTATCGCTGGTACAGGGTAAGGTAAAGGTACGTGCCGTGAAAGATGCTGACCTCACCACCATTCTTAAACCAGGATATGCTGCAGCATATAATAATGGCGATAAAGAACTAAACATTACTGAAACGGAAGCAGGAAAGGTGGCTGCCTGGAAAAACGGCGCCTTCAGCGCTACTGACCTGCCTTTTAAAGATGCCGTAACACGCCTGTGTAACAGTCATGGCTACACTGTTACCTGGAAAACAGTACAGGGCATCGACAAAAACATTTCCGTCATGTTCAGAAAAGAGAGCTTTGCGAAAATGATCGACAACTTATGCTACATCAATCGTAAGCACTACCGGATCACCAATAAAGAGGTGACCATTTTTTAA
- the gap gene encoding type I glyceraldehyde-3-phosphate dehydrogenase, with product MRIAINGFGRIGRVSLRMLLQKAGVEVIAINDLADTATLAHLYCYDSVHGPYKGEVEVATDSLIIDGKSIRVLAERDPLKLPWADLDIDLVIESTGKFTTRAHAALHLQAGARQVIVSAPSPDKDIPTVVLGVNDHLIDLSSPILSNASCTTNNVAPMVKVLDDNWGIIDGYITTVHSMTGDQNLHDAPHRDLRRARAASASIIPTSTGAAKAITSIFPHLEGRMGGAGIRVPVLNGSLTDFTCILKKQPESVAEINARFKEAAATSMKGVLKYTEAPIVSIDIIDNPYSCTFDALLTSIVGDLVKVVGWYDNEFGYSNRLADLVVRIAALKHQHVTIDK from the coding sequence ATGAGAATAGCTATTAATGGTTTCGGGCGTATTGGCAGGGTATCCTTACGTATGTTACTGCAAAAGGCCGGCGTAGAAGTAATTGCAATAAATGATCTGGCAGATACGGCTACATTGGCGCACCTATACTGTTACGATTCTGTGCATGGTCCGTATAAAGGAGAAGTTGAAGTGGCCACCGATTCACTGATTATCGACGGAAAATCAATCCGCGTTTTAGCGGAACGCGATCCGCTGAAGCTCCCCTGGGCGGATCTGGATATTGACTTAGTGATTGAATCCACCGGCAAATTTACCACCAGGGCTCATGCCGCTCTGCATTTGCAGGCCGGCGCCAGGCAGGTGATTGTTTCAGCCCCTTCACCGGATAAAGATATTCCCACGGTAGTACTGGGAGTGAACGATCATTTGATAGATCTTAGCTCTCCCATATTATCCAATGCCTCATGTACCACTAATAATGTTGCCCCTATGGTAAAAGTGTTAGACGATAACTGGGGAATCATAGACGGCTATATTACTACAGTCCATTCCATGACCGGAGATCAGAACCTGCATGATGCCCCGCACCGGGATCTTCGCAGAGCACGGGCCGCATCAGCATCTATCATTCCTACATCCACAGGTGCTGCCAAAGCTATAACCTCCATATTCCCGCATCTGGAAGGCCGGATGGGTGGCGCAGGTATACGTGTGCCGGTTTTAAACGGATCACTGACTGATTTTACCTGCATCCTGAAAAAGCAACCGGAAAGTGTTGCTGAAATCAATGCCCGGTTCAAAGAAGCCGCTGCTACTTCAATGAAAGGCGTACTGAAATATACAGAAGCGCCAATCGTATCCATCGACATCATTGACAATCCTTATTCCTGCACCTTCGATGCTTTACTAACCTCTATTGTAGGCGATCTGGTAAAAGTTGTAGGCTGGTATGATAATGAATTTGGCTACTCTAACCGGCTGGCAGATTTAGTGGTGCGCATTGCAGCGCTCAAACATCAACACGTTACTATAGATAAATAA
- a CDS encoding Crp/Fnr family transcriptional regulator encodes MTDFEKLSFAVRQFADLTEEDLSLSKNMWQPQAYNKNDFYNKQKTVCRYLGFIIEGVFRAYVIDEKTCTEKNVFLFSANQFVVTFKSFINQVPCDYHTQAIADANVLCISIDDLLSLYKKSHSWERFGRLLAQQAFNVVNERIEGFLFKTPEERYLDLVNNHPDIFNNVPLYHISSYLGIQGPSLSRIRKRISAR; translated from the coding sequence ATGACTGATTTTGAAAAATTATCTTTTGCTGTCCGACAGTTCGCTGATCTCACTGAAGAGGACCTTTCACTGTCAAAAAACATGTGGCAGCCTCAGGCTTATAACAAAAATGACTTTTACAACAAGCAAAAAACAGTTTGCAGATACCTGGGATTTATTATCGAAGGTGTTTTTCGCGCGTATGTTATCGATGAAAAAACGTGCACAGAAAAAAATGTTTTTTTGTTTTCTGCCAATCAGTTTGTGGTAACTTTTAAAAGCTTTATCAACCAGGTTCCTTGCGACTATCATACACAGGCGATAGCAGACGCAAATGTTTTATGCATCAGTATCGATGATTTATTATCTCTATATAAAAAGTCTCATTCGTGGGAAAGATTTGGACGGCTTTTAGCACAGCAGGCATTTAATGTAGTAAATGAACGGATTGAAGGTTTTTTATTCAAGACACCGGAAGAAAGGTATCTTGACTTAGTAAATAACCATCCAGATATTTTCAATAACGTTCCACTATATCATATTTCATCTTATTTAGGTATTCAGGGGCCTTCATTAAGCCGGATTAGGAAAAGAATTTCAGCCAGGTAA
- a CDS encoding alpha/beta hydrolase codes for MKSKTIVFAHGLFVTAKSWDNWVAFFEDKGYTCHAPANPYHEATPKEMWENTPEELGDVTFEDVINKLSAFIDTLPEKPILIGHSLGGLSVQKLVELDKAAAGVCIDGAAPAGIIPTQWSFLEANLPVLNPLKGNSVFHPTKKWWYYSFGNTLTREESDKAFDEFAVPESRNIPRGTTKKFAKIDFAKPHVPLLFIAGEKDHIIPHELNKKNFAAYKDASGVKEFKVFENRGHFICGDKNWKEVATYIYNWINSDTI; via the coding sequence ATGAAATCAAAAACTATAGTATTTGCACACGGACTGTTTGTGACAGCTAAAAGCTGGGATAATTGGGTAGCTTTTTTTGAAGATAAAGGCTATACATGTCATGCTCCCGCCAATCCATACCACGAAGCTACACCGAAAGAAATGTGGGAGAATACGCCGGAAGAATTGGGAGATGTAACTTTTGAAGATGTGATAAACAAACTCTCTGCCTTTATTGATACATTGCCGGAAAAACCCATTCTCATCGGCCATTCTTTAGGCGGACTTTCCGTTCAAAAACTGGTAGAGTTAGATAAAGCTGCTGCCGGTGTTTGTATAGACGGCGCAGCGCCTGCGGGAATAATACCCACTCAATGGAGTTTCCTTGAAGCCAATTTACCTGTACTGAATCCTTTGAAAGGTAATTCAGTTTTTCATCCTACTAAGAAATGGTGGTACTATTCTTTTGGTAACACGCTAACCAGAGAAGAATCGGACAAAGCGTTTGATGAATTTGCAGTACCTGAAAGCAGAAATATCCCAAGGGGAACTACCAAAAAATTTGCGAAAATAGATTTTGCAAAACCACATGTTCCTTTGCTATTTATTGCAGGTGAAAAAGATCACATCATCCCACATGAACTAAACAAGAAAAACTTCGCTGCTTATAAAGATGCAAGCGGAGTAAAGGAATTTAAAGTTTTTGAGAACCGGGGACATTTTATCTGCGGAGACAAGAATTGGAAGGAGGTGGCTACTTATATCTATAATTGGATAAATTCAGACACTATATAA
- a CDS encoding TonB-dependent receptor: MKIKFTVSDHCAHKGTGTMSSLKRFLLMGCALLPATIGFARQTCLNEKVKLDISKASLTQVLTALGNQSSCTFNYVKQDFDKIIIRDFKPDNITLNEALNMLKNKSGIEFSVSDNSILLRKAEKDPVEAGAQVVTRKITGKITNESNEPIPGVSVWVKGTKTRTVSDADGRYEITVENEKAVLSFSFVGYETVEKAAGNGETLNINMKPSNNALNEVVVLGYGTAKKGDLSAAVSVVPDMKQIKERPVMDVNNMIQGKAAGVTVVSNGGHMSDANKVVIRGAGSRQNESVLYVVDGVPGAPFNPADVESITVLKDAASAAIYGAFTGAAGVILITTRQATKGQPSVQYTGFVGAKKAWRTLESLSAEDEAKVSNLAQTNAGQPPLDGWDPAKNPYGLVTRTDWMKEIFRTGMMHRHNISINAGTEKFSTLIQGRYEDEEGTLLNTYNKNISLRFNSTYEFTKKLKFHQDLFWNNNDNRDAETASGYSGVILSAIYMPRSATPYYADGTFGGVGPRDGAYNGIYGDAINPVATLLRNQPYNKTNDLQSISEFSASDIIHGLNFTSRFSYRSTNGLWKNFEPRRTEPGKPNDQNTLTYASTKNYNWIWENTLNYNRVFNRHSIGAMASITAQEASHRKFTAAAKGFENEADWAQFFVNASVFDQTQPSDEQWLDRAVSYVGRVSYSWADRYFLTGSYRYDIAGRLANGYRSKGLPGVTAAWKISSEPFMHDVKWIDLLKVRGSWGRIGNINSIWVNYGYPTLRADYTYQIGNGAPRSNSLAVGAAFNPTLSWESSRQTDVGIDIALLKQRLNITADYFDKLTYDLIKQQDSKWTSTYGYDAPYINQGKISNKGFELAASWNDHIGSVGYSIGGNIATLKNRVAYIDENKDSYWQTSDNFRGVLTPFRSKVGEPFNSYWLIKTAGIFQSDDEVKAYQHNGQMIQPNAKAGDLKFVDVNGDGKIDDQDRVYMGNAFPSLTYGFNAGITWKNFDLSLFFQGVGGVKLFNAFKLTTLSGSEQGYNRWDKILDAWSPTNKGSNIPRISANDPNKNFQTNSDWYLENGNYLRLKNILIGYTFNKMRWNQGLRVYFSGDNLLTFTKYTGMDPEVGGIGLDGGQFPISRVFSIGANVKF, from the coding sequence ATGAAAATTAAATTTACTGTGTCGGACCACTGTGCCCATAAGGGAACAGGCACTATGTCCAGTCTCAAGCGGTTCCTTTTAATGGGATGCGCCCTGCTGCCCGCCACTATCGGTTTTGCAAGGCAAACCTGTTTAAATGAAAAGGTGAAGCTGGATATTTCAAAAGCCTCGCTCACCCAGGTGCTGACAGCGCTGGGTAATCAGAGCAGCTGTACTTTCAACTACGTAAAGCAGGACTTCGACAAGATCATCATCCGCGACTTCAAGCCGGATAATATCACGTTGAATGAAGCCCTGAATATGCTGAAAAATAAATCGGGAATAGAATTCAGTGTAAGCGATAATTCCATCCTGTTGAGAAAAGCAGAGAAAGATCCGGTAGAAGCAGGTGCTCAGGTAGTTACCCGGAAAATTACCGGAAAGATTACCAACGAAAGTAATGAGCCAATTCCCGGTGTTTCTGTTTGGGTAAAAGGAACTAAAACCCGTACTGTTTCTGATGCTGATGGTCGTTATGAAATTACTGTTGAAAATGAGAAAGCAGTATTGAGCTTTAGTTTTGTGGGATATGAAACCGTGGAGAAAGCAGCCGGGAACGGGGAAACGCTGAACATCAATATGAAGCCGAGCAACAACGCGCTGAATGAAGTAGTGGTGTTGGGTTATGGTACCGCTAAAAAAGGTGATTTGTCTGCCGCGGTATCCGTTGTACCGGATATGAAGCAGATCAAGGAACGCCCGGTGATGGATGTGAATAACATGATCCAGGGTAAAGCGGCTGGTGTAACGGTGGTGAGTAATGGAGGGCATATGAGCGATGCCAATAAAGTAGTGATTCGCGGAGCAGGTTCACGGCAGAATGAAAGCGTATTATATGTAGTAGACGGTGTACCGGGCGCCCCCTTTAATCCGGCGGATGTGGAATCGATCACAGTGTTGAAAGATGCGGCATCTGCTGCTATTTACGGTGCCTTCACGGGTGCTGCAGGTGTTATCCTGATCACTACACGGCAGGCAACCAAAGGTCAGCCCAGTGTTCAGTATACTGGATTCGTTGGTGCTAAAAAAGCCTGGCGAACATTGGAATCGCTTTCAGCGGAAGATGAAGCGAAAGTATCCAATCTCGCACAAACCAATGCCGGTCAGCCTCCACTGGATGGTTGGGACCCTGCCAAGAACCCGTATGGATTAGTTACACGCACCGACTGGATGAAGGAAATTTTCCGTACTGGTATGATGCATAGACATAACATCAGCATCAATGCGGGGACTGAGAAGTTTTCTACGCTTATCCAGGGCCGCTATGAAGATGAGGAAGGAACACTGTTGAATACTTATAATAAGAATATCTCGCTGAGATTTAATTCGACCTACGAGTTCACCAAAAAACTGAAATTCCACCAGGATCTCTTCTGGAACAATAACGATAACAGGGATGCTGAAACAGCCAGTGGTTATAGCGGTGTTATACTTTCCGCTATATACATGCCACGTTCAGCTACTCCTTATTATGCAGACGGAACTTTTGGTGGTGTGGGCCCGAGAGATGGTGCTTACAACGGTATTTACGGAGATGCGATCAACCCGGTGGCAACTTTGCTGAGAAATCAGCCGTATAATAAAACCAATGATCTGCAATCTATCAGTGAGTTTTCTGCATCAGATATTATTCATGGTCTGAATTTTACTTCACGTTTTTCCTACCGTTCAACCAACGGTTTATGGAAAAATTTTGAGCCGAGAAGAACAGAACCGGGTAAACCGAATGACCAGAATACGCTGACCTATGCCAGCACAAAAAACTATAACTGGATCTGGGAAAATACGCTCAATTATAACCGCGTATTTAACAGACATAGCATAGGAGCTATGGCTTCTATCACCGCACAGGAAGCATCACACCGCAAATTCACAGCTGCAGCTAAAGGATTTGAGAATGAAGCAGATTGGGCACAGTTCTTCGTAAATGCCAGCGTTTTTGATCAGACGCAGCCATCAGATGAACAATGGCTCGACCGTGCAGTTTCTTATGTTGGAAGGGTTTCCTATAGCTGGGCCGATCGTTACTTCCTGACTGGTAGCTACCGTTATGATATCGCCGGCCGCCTGGCTAATGGATATCGCAGCAAAGGCCTGCCGGGTGTAACTGCCGCCTGGAAGATCAGCTCAGAGCCATTTATGCATGATGTAAAATGGATAGACCTCCTGAAGGTAAGAGGTAGCTGGGGCCGGATTGGGAATATCAATTCCATCTGGGTAAACTATGGATATCCTACATTGAGAGCTGACTATACTTATCAGATCGGAAATGGCGCCCCCCGCAGCAATTCACTGGCTGTTGGAGCTGCTTTCAATCCAACACTTTCATGGGAAAGCTCCAGGCAAACAGATGTTGGTATCGACATCGCATTGCTGAAACAGCGGTTGAATATTACTGCTGATTACTTTGATAAACTGACCTATGACCTTATTAAGCAACAAGACTCCAAATGGACCAGTACTTACGGATATGACGCTCCTTATATCAACCAGGGTAAGATCAGCAACAAAGGTTTTGAGCTAGCGGCTTCCTGGAATGATCATATCGGATCTGTTGGTTACTCCATTGGTGGTAACATTGCGACACTGAAGAATAGGGTGGCATACATAGATGAGAATAAAGACAGCTACTGGCAGACTTCAGATAATTTCAGAGGTGTATTAACTCCTTTCCGTTCTAAAGTAGGAGAGCCTTTTAATTCTTACTGGCTGATCAAAACTGCGGGCATCTTCCAGTCGGACGACGAGGTGAAAGCCTATCAACACAATGGTCAGATGATCCAGCCTAACGCTAAAGCAGGTGATCTGAAATTTGTAGACGTCAATGGCGACGGTAAGATTGATGATCAGGACCGTGTTTATATGGGGAACGCTTTCCCTAGCCTGACTTACGGTTTCAATGCAGGCATTACCTGGAAGAATTTCGACCTGAGCCTGTTTTTCCAGGGAGTAGGAGGCGTGAAACTTTTCAATGCGTTCAAATTAACTACCCTGAGTGGATCTGAACAGGGATATAACCGCTGGGATAAAATCCTGGATGCGTGGTCTCCAACCAATAAGGGTTCCAATATTCCGCGTATTTCCGCAAACGATCCGAATAAAAACTTCCAGACTAACTCCGACTGGTATCTGGAAAACGGTAATTACCTGAGATTAAAGAACATCCTTATTGGGTACACATTTAATAAAATGAGATGGAACCAGGGGCTGCGTGTTTACTTCAGCGGCGATAACCTGCTTACTTTCACCAAATATACCGGTATGGATCCGGAAGTAGGTGGTATTGGTCTCGATGGCGGCCAGTTCCCTATTTCGCGTGTTTTCTCAATAGGTGCTAATGTTAAATTCTGA